A window of the Lentimicrobiaceae bacterium genome harbors these coding sequences:
- the katG gene encoding catalase/peroxidase HPI, with the protein MNPSEKGKCPVMHGAHTNLNSSVMSWWPHALNTDILHQHDNKTNPYGEDFNYREAFKKLDLEALKNDLKKLMTDSQEWWPADSGHYGGLMIRMAWHSAGTYRIADGRGGSNTGNQRFAPLNSWPDNVNLDKARRLLWPIKKKYGKSISWADLMILAGNMAYESMGFKTFGFGGGREDIWHPEKDIFWGAEKEWLGKDRYADSADEESLESPLAAVQMGLIYVNPEGVDGQPDPLKTARAMRVTFKRMAMNDEETVALTAGGHTVGKTHGNGDASLLGPNPEAAEPHEQGFGWKNPKGKGNAEDTVTSGIEGAWTTHPDKWDHSYFYLLFTYDWELKKSPAGAWQWEPINIREEDMPFDAHVPGVRRNPIMTDADMALKTDPAYRKISERFYHDPALFSEVFAKAWFKLTHRDLGPKSRYLGADVPDVDLIWQDPVPSVNYILSDKEIKDLKVQLLNCGLTRAELINTAWDSARTFRCSDFRGGANGARIRLTPQKDWEGNEPQRLDRVLDKLSEIQAKLPKKVSLADLIVLGGSAAIEEAAHDAGFHIEVPFTPGRGDATAGMTDAESFDVLEPLHDGYRNWQKKHYAVSPEEMLLDRTQLMGLTAPEMVVLIGGMRVLGTNHGGSKHGVFTDREGILSNDFFVNLTDMNYAWKPVSENLYHIVERKTGKTRWTATRVDLVLGSNSILRSYTEVYAQDDNQEKFVHDFVKAWVKVMNADRFDLH; encoded by the coding sequence ATGAACCCTTCAGAAAAAGGCAAATGCCCGGTGATGCACGGCGCCCATACCAACCTCAACAGCTCCGTGATGAGCTGGTGGCCCCATGCGCTCAATACTGACATCCTGCATCAGCACGACAACAAAACAAATCCATATGGCGAAGATTTTAATTATCGCGAAGCATTTAAAAAGCTGGATTTGGAAGCATTAAAAAATGATCTCAAAAAATTAATGACGGACAGTCAGGAATGGTGGCCGGCAGACAGTGGCCATTATGGCGGATTAATGATCAGAATGGCCTGGCACAGCGCCGGCACATACCGCATAGCAGATGGCCGCGGTGGCAGCAACACCGGCAATCAGCGCTTTGCCCCGCTCAACAGCTGGCCCGACAATGTAAACCTCGACAAGGCCCGCCGCCTGTTATGGCCCATTAAGAAGAAATACGGCAAAAGCATTTCGTGGGCCGATTTGATGATTCTTGCCGGAAATATGGCTTATGAATCCATGGGGTTTAAAACATTTGGATTTGGCGGTGGACGCGAAGATATCTGGCATCCTGAAAAAGACATTTTCTGGGGTGCCGAAAAAGAATGGCTCGGCAAAGACAGGTATGCCGATTCAGCAGATGAAGAATCCCTTGAAAGCCCTTTGGCCGCTGTTCAGATGGGACTGATTTATGTAAATCCTGAAGGAGTTGACGGTCAGCCCGACCCCCTGAAAACAGCCCGGGCCATGCGGGTTACTTTCAAAAGAATGGCCATGAACGACGAAGAAACCGTTGCCCTCACTGCCGGCGGCCACACTGTGGGCAAAACCCACGGTAACGGCGATGCTTCGCTACTGGGGCCAAACCCCGAAGCTGCTGAACCGCATGAACAGGGATTCGGCTGGAAAAATCCAAAAGGGAAAGGCAATGCCGAAGACACAGTCACCAGTGGCATTGAAGGTGCCTGGACTACCCACCCCGACAAATGGGATCATTCTTATTTTTATCTATTGTTCACTTACGACTGGGAATTGAAAAAGAGCCCCGCAGGAGCATGGCAATGGGAACCCATCAACATCAGGGAAGAAGACATGCCTTTTGACGCTCACGTGCCGGGTGTGCGCAGAAACCCCATCATGACCGATGCAGATATGGCCTTGAAGACAGACCCTGCATACAGAAAAATATCTGAACGCTTTTATCATGACCCTGCCCTGTTCTCTGAGGTTTTTGCCAAAGCCTGGTTCAAACTCACCCATCGCGATTTAGGCCCCAAAAGCCGTTATCTCGGAGCTGATGTCCCTGACGTGGATTTAATCTGGCAAGACCCTGTGCCTTCTGTCAACTACATCCTTTCCGACAAGGAAATAAAAGATTTAAAAGTTCAGCTGCTCAATTGCGGCCTTACTCGGGCCGAACTAATCAATACAGCCTGGGACAGTGCCCGCACTTTCAGATGCTCCGATTTCAGAGGCGGGGCCAATGGCGCCAGAATACGGCTGACTCCGCAAAAAGACTGGGAAGGCAATGAACCTCAACGTCTGGACAGGGTTCTTGACAAACTTTCTGAAATTCAGGCGAAACTGCCCAAAAAAGTCAGCCTCGCCGATTTAATTGTTTTAGGCGGAAGCGCCGCCATCGAAGAAGCGGCTCATGATGCTGGCTTTCATATCGAGGTACCTTTCACCCCGGGCAGAGGAGATGCCACTGCCGGCATGACCGACGCCGAATCATTTGATGTACTTGAACCTTTGCACGACGGATACAGAAACTGGCAAAAGAAACATTATGCCGTTAGCCCTGAAGAAATGCTCCTCGACAGAACCCAGCTAATGGGGCTTACAGCACCTGAAATGGTGGTTCTGATTGGCGGAATGCGCGTTTTGGGCACAAACCACGGCGGCAGCAAACATGGCGTTTTTACCGACAGAGAAGGCATTTTAAGCAACGACTTTTTTGTAAACCTTACCGATATGAATTACGCATGGAAACCGGTTTCCGAAAATCTTTACCATATTGTGGAAAGAAAAACCGGAAAAACCAGATGGACAGCCACCAGGGTTGACCTGGTTTTGGGCTCCAATTCCATTCTGCGATCGTATACCGAGGTTTATGCACAGGACGACAATCAGGAAAAATTCGTGCACGACTTCGTAAAAGCCTGGGTAAAAGTGATGAATGCCGACCGGTTTGATTTGCACTAA
- a CDS encoding DUF3781 domain-containing protein: MTTLKQIMTARVCYTALVYNRINKKLGLHGSNEQIENLIADILKETDEKLILRKGKNYYISNAERNIRLTINSNTFRVITADKLKK, encoded by the coding sequence ATGACCACACTTAAACAAATCATGACAGCACGGGTGTGTTACACTGCGCTTGTTTATAACAGGATAAACAAAAAGCTGGGCTTACATGGCTCGAATGAACAGATAGAAAACCTGATTGCTGATATTTTGAAAGAGACCGACGAAAAGCTCATTCTCAGAAAAGGCAAGAATTATTACATTTCGAATGCAGAGCGTAACATCAGATTAACCATCAATTCAAACACCTTTAGGGTAATCACAGCTGACAAACTGAAAAAATAA
- a CDS encoding class I SAM-dependent methyltransferase: MTSRPMANYMKPCKSINLSFNFADPVTSLTRICGALISYNKTQLKIMDNPWLEILPDDYENHMTEIGQAQVLNKLIHDALDRYLPRSFALLGCSTGNGLEHVKSDLTQRVYAIDINPEYLKKTHEKFGNQMKGLEIIKADILHDELNIGNVDLFFIGLVLEYTQPIMALKKIIRTLSEKGTLFIVIQRNQQTSFVTKTKYKSLEKLAAISHQVKEEEIDAYIQSEAMRRTHREEIELTPNKSFITLSYSKKQGK, encoded by the coding sequence ATGACTTCCAGGCCTATGGCGAATTATATGAAACCATGTAAAAGTATAAACTTATCATTTAACTTTGCTGACCCGGTCACCAGCCTTACCCGTATCTGTGGTGCACTTATCAGTTATAATAAAACCCAACTAAAAATAATGGACAATCCCTGGTTAGAAATATTGCCCGACGATTATGAAAACCATATGACTGAAATTGGACAGGCCCAGGTATTAAATAAACTGATACACGATGCCCTTGACAGGTATTTGCCCCGAAGCTTTGCATTGCTGGGCTGTTCAACCGGCAACGGGCTGGAACATGTAAAATCTGACCTGACCCAACGTGTTTATGCCATCGACATCAACCCTGAATACCTGAAAAAGACCCATGAAAAATTTGGAAACCAAATGAAAGGTCTTGAAATTATAAAAGCTGATATACTGCACGACGAATTAAACATCGGCAATGTTGACCTGTTTTTTATCGGGCTTGTGCTTGAATACACGCAACCCATCATGGCGTTAAAAAAAATTATTAGAACATTAAGCGAAAAAGGCACATTGTTCATTGTGATTCAGCGAAACCAGCAAACCTCCTTTGTTACAAAAACAAAATACAAGTCGCTCGAAAAGCTGGCCGCCATCTCGCACCAGGTAAAAGAAGAAGAAATTGATGCATATATACAATCAGAAGCGATGCGCCGCACCCACCGGGAAGAAATAGAACTCACCCCCAACAAATCGTTTATTACACTTAGCTACAGCAAAAAACAGGGAAAGTAA
- the tnpA gene encoding IS200/IS605 family transposase → MSFVKVYIHFVWSTKNRVPLLDNVDLRINVWKHIRENAKEKGIYIDFINGHNNHCHCLVSLGADQTIQKIMQLIKGESSFWINKHNLTKQKFEWQDEYFAISVSESVLDKVRNYIKNQEEHHKQKTFQQEYDDFINKYNFQKFKD, encoded by the coding sequence ATGTCTTTTGTAAAAGTGTATATTCATTTTGTGTGGAGCACAAAGAATCGGGTGCCATTACTCGATAATGTTGACTTGCGTATTAATGTTTGGAAACATATCAGGGAAAATGCAAAAGAAAAGGGCATTTATATTGATTTCATTAACGGACACAACAACCATTGCCATTGTCTTGTTTCTCTCGGTGCAGACCAGACTATTCAAAAAATCATGCAATTAATTAAGGGTGAGTCTTCTTTTTGGATTAACAAACATAACTTAACGAAACAGAAATTTGAATGGCAGGATGAATATTTTGCTATTTCGGTTTCGGAATCAGTGTTGGATAAGGTAAGGAATTATATTAAAAATCAGGAAGAGCACCACAAACAAAAAACATTTCAGCAAGAATATGATGATTTTATAAACAAATATAATTTTCAGAAATTCAAAGATTAA
- a CDS encoding histidine kinase, with protein MSRQNLTYNLIFSGVITFLLSLSPVLLLIDHHQWPDIVDKCLLIFTTFIITSVNLKFQNQFHEKSFSSLKFACYVILMNLLLFGLNLLIRIPFWTYIQPDGPPIFIKLSIDIVRSLIIIIATYFIVAFLAKNKLHYNNILKIKDLENESLQLQLKGLTAQLQPHFFFNSLNVLSELIQSDLKKSDEYIQQLSQFFRYVLSNQQNHFVSLKDEIQFINTYIYLLKIRFENAITITYHFDRNLPFLVPSLCSLIVLENIVKHNNISEMEINVSVTDDDNYLKFSNKINRKKSFEVNKLGYGLENINKKCELLLQKSITVNQSDTVFEVAIPLSKSDQA; from the coding sequence CATCAATGGCCTGATATTGTGGATAAATGCTTACTGATCTTCACCACATTTATCATTACATCTGTCAATCTTAAGTTTCAGAACCAATTTCACGAAAAATCGTTTTCATCACTCAAGTTTGCCTGTTATGTAATTCTTATGAACCTGCTTTTGTTTGGGTTAAATTTATTGATAAGAATCCCTTTCTGGACCTATATTCAGCCTGACGGCCCCCCCATTTTCATCAAATTGTCCATTGATATAGTCCGCAGCCTCATTATCATCATTGCAACCTATTTCATTGTAGCGTTTCTGGCAAAAAACAAGCTCCATTACAACAATATTTTAAAAATAAAGGATCTTGAAAACGAAAGTCTGCAATTGCAGTTGAAAGGATTAACGGCACAACTTCAGCCTCATTTTTTCTTTAATAGTCTGAATGTATTATCTGAGCTCATTCAATCAGACCTCAAAAAAAGTGATGAATACATCCAGCAGTTGTCACAATTTTTTAGATATGTGCTTTCAAACCAGCAAAATCATTTTGTGTCGCTCAAGGATGAAATTCAGTTTATCAATACATACATCTATCTGTTGAAAATCAGGTTTGAAAATGCCATCACCATCACCTATCATTTTGACCGCAACCTTCCTTTTTTAGTTCCTTCGCTTTGCTCACTTATTGTTTTGGAAAACATCGTAAAGCATAACAACATCAGCGAAATGGAAATCAATGTTTCGGTTACTGATGATGACAATTACCTGAAATTCAGCAACAAAATAAACAGGAAGAAAAGTTTTGAAGTAAACAAACTCGGCTACGGGCTGGAAAATATCAATAAAAAGTGTGAACTTCTGCTTCAGAAAAGCATCACGGTTAACCAAAGTGACACCGTTTTTGAAGTAGCCATACCTTTAAGCAAATCGGACCAGGCATGA
- a CDS encoding AbgT family transporter, with translation MKQFFKKALNRFITIVEKGGNALPHPAALFGIFAIITLVVSAIGHWLGWQGANPATGETIRVINLLSVEGLHRILLEMVDNYTGFAPLGIVMVALLGIGISESSGLIKTAINALLLKAPGKWVTFIVVFAGIMSNAASDLGYLLIIPMAGVIFHSLGRHPVAGMSAAFAGVSGGFSANLIIGTIDPLLAGLSTEAARIIDPEYYVMPTSNYYFMAVSTFVVTIAGTWVTHAWVEPHLGKYSGNVVSEPVNPISPVEKKGLRWVLVVFLGWMAIFAAGLIPDHGFLRGADNSVLHSPLLKGFIAVLFIVAASCGIVFGYITKTFQKHEDVINGMSSSFKSLVSFLVLVFFAAQFVAWFKWSNLGLILAIKGAGFLQTTDIGLIPLVILFVVFSGIINLFMGSASAKWAIMGPVFIPMFMLLGYSPELSQAVFRIGDSITNVISPMMSFFALIIVYYQKYDAKAGLGTLIATMLPYSVMFFIAWTILLIGWILAGLPLGPDAGLYYVK, from the coding sequence ATGAAACAATTTTTTAAAAAGGCACTAAACAGATTTATCACCATTGTTGAAAAAGGGGGCAATGCACTTCCGCATCCGGCCGCATTATTTGGCATTTTCGCCATCATCACGCTGGTGGTTTCAGCTATCGGCCATTGGCTGGGTTGGCAGGGAGCAAATCCTGCCACGGGAGAAACCATCAGGGTAATCAATCTCCTGTCGGTTGAAGGCTTGCACCGCATCCTGCTCGAAATGGTTGACAATTACACCGGTTTTGCGCCACTCGGCATTGTGATGGTGGCATTGTTGGGAATTGGCATTTCGGAGAGCAGCGGATTAATCAAAACAGCCATCAATGCCTTACTGCTGAAGGCTCCCGGAAAGTGGGTAACATTTATTGTGGTGTTCGCAGGCATTATGTCTAACGCGGCATCCGACCTCGGTTATCTGCTCATCATTCCAATGGCAGGGGTTATTTTTCATTCGTTGGGCCGTCATCCTGTTGCGGGCATGTCAGCTGCCTTTGCCGGTGTTAGCGGCGGATTCAGTGCCAATCTGATCATCGGCACCATCGATCCATTGCTGGCAGGTCTTTCAACCGAGGCTGCGCGGATTATTGATCCGGAGTATTATGTCATGCCAACCTCCAACTACTATTTTATGGCAGTCTCTACCTTTGTTGTGACCATTGCAGGCACGTGGGTTACCCATGCATGGGTTGAGCCCCACCTGGGAAAGTACAGCGGAAACGTTGTATCAGAGCCTGTTAACCCAATATCACCGGTTGAGAAAAAAGGCCTGCGTTGGGTATTGGTTGTTTTTTTGGGCTGGATGGCCATATTTGCGGCAGGTTTAATTCCTGACCACGGTTTCTTAAGGGGCGCAGACAATTCGGTATTGCACTCTCCCCTGCTCAAAGGTTTTATTGCCGTGCTTTTTATAGTGGCAGCCAGTTGTGGTATTGTTTTTGGCTACATCACCAAAACCTTCCAAAAACATGAGGATGTAATTAACGGAATGAGCAGCAGTTTTAAAAGTCTGGTTTCATTCCTGGTGCTGGTTTTCTTTGCCGCACAGTTTGTAGCCTGGTTCAAATGGAGCAACCTGGGGCTTATTTTAGCTATAAAAGGAGCCGGTTTCCTTCAAACCACTGATATAGGGCTTATTCCACTGGTTATTCTTTTTGTGGTTTTCAGCGGCATCATCAACCTGTTTATGGGAAGTGCCTCAGCCAAATGGGCAATTATGGGCCCTGTTTTTATTCCGATGTTTATGTTGCTGGGCTATTCTCCCGAATTGTCGCAGGCTGTTTTCCGCATCGGCGACAGCATAACCAATGTTATTTCGCCCATGATGAGTTTCTTCGCCCTCATCATTGTGTATTACCAAAAATACGATGCCAAAGCAGGGCTCGGTACCTTAATCGCAACCATGTTGCCGTATTCCGTTATGTTTTTTATAGCGTGGACCATATTATTGATTGGGTGGATTTTAGCAGGATTGCCCTTAGGCCCCGATGCCGGTCTTTATTATGTAAAATAA
- a CDS encoding response regulator transcription factor, protein MILKVVIIEDEPLAIKRLKRLLSELTDSVEVISELNSVKQATDWFSSNSSSAYDLIFSDIQLLDGIAFEIFEQTEPQKPVIFITAFDEYLMKAFKSYGIDYILKPFALQDLENAVRKYKQIFQNSALSMPPNIYAQIIQNLHQQVSFPTFLTYFKEKIRLIKSEDIAYFSLDYQSVFAHDDRNRWLLNESLNQIQEKLPARHFFRANRQFIIHKKYLKEIENYFGGRLKLILTVDHPEILISKDNAKSFKDWLQE, encoded by the coding sequence ATGATACTGAAAGTCGTAATTATTGAAGATGAGCCTCTGGCCATTAAACGGTTGAAACGTCTTTTGAGCGAATTGACTGATTCTGTTGAGGTGATATCAGAATTAAACAGCGTAAAACAAGCCACAGACTGGTTTTCATCGAATTCTTCATCGGCCTACGATTTGATATTTTCAGATATCCAGTTACTTGACGGCATCGCTTTCGAAATATTTGAGCAAACAGAGCCTCAAAAACCTGTAATTTTTATAACGGCTTTTGATGAATATTTAATGAAAGCTTTTAAAAGTTATGGCATTGATTACATTTTAAAACCTTTTGCTTTACAGGATTTAGAAAATGCAGTGCGCAAATACAAACAGATTTTTCAAAACAGCGCATTGTCAATGCCCCCGAATATTTATGCTCAAATCATACAAAATCTCCACCAACAGGTAAGTTTTCCCACCTTTTTAACTTACTTTAAAGAGAAGATTCGCCTAATAAAAAGCGAGGATATCGCCTATTTCAGCCTTGATTACCAGTCGGTTTTTGCACATGACGACCGCAACAGGTGGCTGCTGAACGAAAGTTTAAATCAGATTCAGGAAAAGCTTCCAGCCAGGCATTTTTTCAGGGCCAACCGGCAGTTTATCATTCACAAAAAGTATCTTAAAGAAATTGAGAATTATTTTGGCGGACGTTTGAAACTCATTTTAACCGTCGATCACCCTGAAATACTTATAAGTAAAGACAATGCCAAATCGTTCAAAGACTGGCTTCAGGAATAA